A window of Daucus carota subsp. sativus chromosome 2, DH1 v3.0, whole genome shotgun sequence genomic DNA:
ACATCTGGCAGATTCAAAAACATGGAAAGAAGTAGATGCAAAATGGCCAGAGTTTTCTGCAGATTCTAGAAACCTCCGGTTAGCTTTATCAACTGATGGATTCAATCCTTTTCATAGCACGAATATTGATTACATTTGTTGGCCAGTCTTGTTGTCTATTTATAATCTTCCTCCGTGGCTCTGTATGAAGAGGAGGTATATTATGCTATGTTTGTTGATATCCGGACCAACTCAGCCTGGTAATGATATTGACGTTTTCCTTCAACCACTTATACAGGATCTACAAAAGTTGTGGCATGGAAAACAAGTTTATGACGCATACAAGAAGGAGTATTTTTTGCTTAGAGGCATTTTGTTGTGGACAATCAGTGATTATCCAGCCTATGGCAACTTGTCTGGAAACATTATCAAAGGGTATAATGGTTGTCCTATTTGTATTGatgaaacaaaagcaacaagaTTGGTACATTATCGCAAGTGTGTGGTCATGAGGCACCGTAGATGGTTTCCCCGTCATCAACCGTATCGCAAACAGAAACAGGCTTTTGATAACACCGTGGAGGAGGAAATTGCTCCAGTTCCATTAACCGGAGAGGAGGTTCTTCAAAGAGTACAATATTTACAGGGCCATGTCCATGGTAAGACACAACGCAAACCTCGAATAAAAAGAGGCGATCCTCGACCAGTTTGGAAGAAGGTGTCAATATTTTTGAACTTGATTATTGGACGTTTTTGCCGGTTAGGCATGTTCTTGATGTGATGCACatcgagaaaaatatatgtgaGGCTTTACTTGGCACTCTTCTTAACATACCTAAGAAGACAAAATACAAGGAAACCGTCCGTCTTGACATGGCAGAAATGGGAATAAGAACGGAATTGAGGCCACAAGCTCTTGGGAAAAAAGAGAAATTACCATTGGCGTCTTGGAACCTGACTCATTCTGAAAAGAAAACAGTTTGCTCCTCTTTTCTCGGCATGAAGTTGCCTGATGGTTTTTGTTCCAACATTCGGAGTCTTGTATCAATGGAAACACTTAGACTCACTGGAATGAAATCTCATGACTGCCATATGATTTTGCATCATCTGCTACCAGTTGCAATTCGGTCCTCACTAGAGAAACAGGTTAGGAACACTATTATTCGGTTTTGTCTCTTTTTCAAGGCAATCTGCAGTAAAGTTATTGAGGTtgacaagttggagaaaatgcaATCTCAGTTGGTAGAAACTTTATGCCAGCTTGAAAAATACTTCCCTCCTTCCTTGTTTGATTTAATGTTTCATCTATCAGTCCATCTTGTACGAGAAGTGGAGCTTTGCGGGCCAATTTTCCTTAGATGGATGTATCCTTTTGAGAGATACATGAAGACATTTAAGGGATATATAAGGAATCGGGCTCGTGCAGAAGGTTGTATTGCTGAGGCCTATATTGCGGAAGAAGCTGTTGAGTGCTTGGTTAACCACGAAGAAGGTACAGTTGGGGTACCAAAAAATGATAGGCACACGGGAGATGGCATTTGCAGACCATTATCTGGTGCAACTATGATAACCCCGAGCAGCACTGATTTGCATGTAGCACATTTATGTGTTCTACAAAATACTACTACCGTGAGGCCATATTTCGAGTAAGTCATAAAATTATATCCACCATGTAATCTATTTTTTGCGCACTTTACAcctatataattgtttttattttttattatttatttaattgcaTGC
This region includes:
- the LOC108203435 gene encoding uncharacterized protein LOC108203435; this translates as MKALVKLYSLKAKYQLSDGGFSELLLLIASMLPEGNTFPSSFSEAKKSLCVLGMEYEKIHVCPNDCLLYRGEREEDETRCRICQASRWKLNKKGEELEGVPAKVFVTPLDRGSPKTAKDLTWHDTERLKDDKMRHLADSKTWKEVDAKWPEFSADSRNLRLALSTDGFNPFHSTNIDYICWPVLLSIYNLPPWLCMKRRYIMLCLLISGPTQPGNDIDVFLQPLIQDLQKLWHGKQVYDAYKKEYFLLRGILLWTISDYPAYGNLSGNIIKGYNGCPICIDETKATRLVHYRKCVVMRHRRWFPRHQPYRKQKQAFDNTVEEEIAPVPLTGEEVLQRVQYLQGHVHGKTQRKPRIKRGDPRPVWKKVHVLDVMHIEKNICEALLGTLLNIPKKTKYKETVRLDMAEMGIRTELRPQALGKKEKLPLASWNLTHSEKKTVCSSFLGMKLPDGFCSNIRSLVSMETLRLTGMKSHDCHMILHHLLPVAIRSSLEKQVRNTIIRFCLFFKAICSKVIEVDKLEKMQSQLVETLCQLEKYFPPSLFDLMFHLSVHLVREVELCGPIFLRWMYPFERYMKTFKGYIRNRARAEGCIAEAYIAEEAVECLVNHEEGTVGVPKNDRHTGDGICRPLSGATMITPSSTDLHVAHLCVLQNTTTVRPYFDEHMSFLMTKYPEHENDEMWLRNKQNATFPKWFKDKIGADLFEEIEVPQELRGYKVDGVTYSTKDRDDTRQVQCSGVCIQADTMVVEGKDQNIEHTSPIFYGVVTSIWELDYNNFRIPLFHCKWVDMNKGIKVDVLGYTLVNLKKLGFLNDPFVLAKHVKQVCYIDDPLDKLWSVVLNLPKKRYYDENEDEIKGSVEVELENDCSMPNLPEVDLVEEEVASYIWDVDELIALS